One Cohnella candidum genomic region harbors:
- a CDS encoding GNAT family N-acetyltransferase, producing MPNYIIRKLIQPDDYAAVAPLLNFIYPEPTTAERLREDEESIPPGQLHYNEENELMGWDRPKWVAVDEREQIVGYAIAWRAPWTELGTLIQTVVVHPEFRGKGIGAALYAALHQWAMEVKASRLIDFIRENDKESVSFAERRGYEKERHMFESVLDLDNFDGGTLVGAIDEAKKAGIRFVTLAEEPGEAGERKLYELYKTTQPDIPGYAEDFPWFEEWKKWNIDRPGIRPEWIHIAKDGDRYVGVVTLQQNEQTRAMYHEYTGVLREYRGRRIALALKMLGVQTAKSNAVPYLKTHNDSMNAPMLRINRDLIGFRPEPGRYKMVRKLG from the coding sequence TTGCCCAATTATATAATTCGAAAATTAATACAACCCGACGACTATGCAGCCGTCGCGCCGCTGTTGAATTTCATTTATCCGGAACCGACGACGGCGGAGCGGCTGAGGGAAGACGAAGAAAGCATACCGCCGGGCCAATTGCATTACAACGAAGAAAACGAATTGATGGGCTGGGATCGTCCCAAATGGGTGGCCGTGGACGAACGCGAGCAAATCGTCGGTTATGCGATCGCTTGGCGGGCGCCGTGGACGGAACTGGGAACTTTAATTCAGACGGTCGTCGTGCATCCCGAATTCCGGGGAAAAGGAATCGGCGCTGCGTTGTATGCCGCTCTTCATCAATGGGCCATGGAAGTCAAGGCATCCCGGTTAATCGACTTCATTAGAGAGAACGACAAGGAGTCGGTCTCTTTCGCGGAACGCCGCGGATACGAGAAGGAACGCCACATGTTCGAGTCCGTTCTGGATTTGGATAACTTCGACGGCGGAACCCTGGTGGGAGCGATAGACGAGGCGAAAAAGGCGGGGATTCGGTTCGTGACTTTGGCGGAAGAACCGGGGGAAGCCGGCGAAAGAAAACTCTACGAATTGTATAAAACGACTCAACCCGATATTCCGGGTTACGCGGAAGACTTCCCATGGTTCGAGGAATGGAAAAAGTGGAATATCGACCGGCCGGGCATCCGGCCGGAGTGGATTCATATCGCGAAGGACGGCGACCGGTACGTCGGCGTCGTCACGCTGCAACAAAACGAGCAAACGCGGGCGATGTACCATGAGTATACCGGCGTTCTGCGCGAATATCGCGGAAGACGCATTGCGCTCGCTTTGAAGATGCTTGGCGTGCAGACCGCCAAATCGAATGCCGTCCCTTATTTGAAAACGCACAACGATTCCATGAATGCCCCGATGCTCCGCATCAACCGCGATCTCATCGGCTTCAGGCCTGAACCCGGGCGTTACAAAATGGTGCGGAAGCTCGGCTGA
- a CDS encoding phosphotransferase enzyme family protein, which translates to MESIGEEIASHLKEWLGVSITGMSPIDKGWLNVKWRMDTEQGPLFVKYYHPERYKIHIRPDRKAEIERTLRFQDGLNEDGIPCPRVYRFDGSYIKETHSGLHYTVMEWLDGYTVPAGSMNKAQMHELGIATGRMHCWLGRIPQLEQPAWKPDKEAYLRQWKLNWDEAERADDSVVKEWLRRSCSIVDSTDFHIFDPSPIGWLHWDLWVDNILLREHGVAGIVDFDRMTMAYPEIDVARAVLSGALLDGQLDAGKVQAFMEGYRQNGAAPQGMLTRAFRMLYFIESIWWLRTEIRRESELSGLLARFVEEMHWIENNWDALPDRLDFA; encoded by the coding sequence ATGGAGAGCATTGGAGAGGAAATCGCGTCGCACCTTAAAGAATGGCTGGGTGTATCCATTACAGGTATGTCGCCAATAGACAAAGGTTGGCTGAACGTGAAGTGGAGGATGGACACCGAACAAGGACCTCTGTTCGTGAAGTACTACCATCCGGAGCGGTACAAAATTCACATTCGACCGGACAGAAAAGCCGAGATAGAGCGGACACTGCGGTTTCAGGACGGGTTGAATGAGGACGGCATTCCTTGTCCAAGGGTATACCGATTCGACGGTAGTTATATAAAAGAAACTCATAGCGGTCTGCATTACACCGTAATGGAATGGTTGGACGGATATACCGTTCCGGCAGGCAGCATGAATAAAGCCCAGATGCATGAATTAGGTATCGCAACCGGTCGAATGCACTGTTGGCTGGGCCGAATTCCTCAGTTGGAACAACCGGCCTGGAAGCCGGATAAGGAAGCCTATCTTCGGCAATGGAAGCTCAATTGGGATGAGGCGGAGCGTGCAGACGATTCGGTTGTGAAGGAGTGGCTTCGGAGATCGTGCAGCATCGTAGACTCCACGGATTTTCATATCTTCGATCCAAGCCCCATCGGGTGGCTTCATTGGGATTTGTGGGTGGACAACATTTTGCTGCGGGAACATGGAGTAGCGGGGATCGTCGATTTTGACCGGATGACGATGGCGTACCCGGAGATCGATGTCGCTCGGGCCGTTTTGTCAGGCGCTTTACTGGATGGACAGTTGGATGCGGGGAAGGTACAGGCGTTTATGGAAGGCTACCGCCAAAATGGGGCAGCGCCTCAAGGAATGCTCACTCGTGCGTTTCGTATGCTTTATTTCATAGAGTCGATCTGGTGGCTAAGGACGGAGATCCGCCGCGAGAGTGAACTCAGCGGTTTACTCGCCCGGTTCGTGGAAGAAATGCATTGGATTGAAAATAACTGGGACGCGTTACCCGATCGGTTGGATTTTGCATGA
- a CDS encoding D-lyxose/D-mannose family sugar isomerase, whose translation MKRSEVRQAQETTARMLSEHGMILTVEEQSRIEVADFGLNRLQQEGLELITYVNTDRYCAKELVLFPRQTCPEHLHPPVGSDPGKMETFRCRFGKVFLYVDGEASEDIQAAIPEGSEPYYTVRHEIELNPGEQYTIPPGTKHWFQAGDAGAIVSEFSSTSRDEFDIFTDPRIRRIPEITND comes from the coding sequence ATGAAACGATCCGAAGTCAGGCAAGCGCAAGAAACGACAGCCCGGATGCTCTCCGAGCATGGTATGATATTGACGGTAGAGGAGCAGAGTCGGATCGAAGTGGCGGACTTCGGGCTTAACCGCCTTCAGCAGGAAGGGCTCGAGCTCATCACGTACGTCAATACGGACAGATACTGCGCGAAGGAACTCGTGTTGTTTCCCCGCCAGACCTGCCCGGAGCACCTTCATCCGCCGGTCGGTTCCGATCCCGGCAAAATGGAAACGTTCCGCTGCCGGTTCGGCAAAGTGTTCCTGTACGTGGACGGCGAAGCTTCCGAAGACATTCAAGCCGCGATTCCGGAAGGCAGCGAGCCTTATTACACGGTCCGCCATGAAATCGAGCTGAATCCGGGAGAACAGTACACCATCCCGCCCGGCACGAAGCATTGGTTCCAGGCCGGCGACGCCGGCGCGATCGTATCCGAGTTTTCGAGCACGAGCCGCGATGAGTTCGATATTTTCACCGATCCGCGCATCCGAAGGATACCGGAAATCACGAACGACTGA
- a CDS encoding sedoheptulokinase → MNLIGLDIGTTSICGVLMDAATGRVVKALNKPNASNLRSPHDWEFTQDVSSILSAVREIVAELRETAPDIRAIGVTGQMHGILYVDDNGDPVSPLFTWQDQRGNLPADGELTYAERLRRLTGYAVSTGFGMVTHYYHVVNGSVPPRAASLCTIADYIAFKLAGRTKPVTDPTHAASLGVYRLEALAYDVEALSKAGIDPGILPEQAGSGQIIGYTADGIPVAGAIGDNQASFLGSVRDIAKTLLVNIGTGSQISVYSEQYIQAEEIDTRPFPGGGYLLVGASLSGGKSYALLERFFREVCETFAGNDGSTDLFDLMNRLADPTDADESGLKVGTQFYGTRTDPDVRGSIEGIGPANFTPRNLVQGFLEGMIRELRRYYDGFPVSVKERLASIVASGNGIRRNEALRRMLERRFGFPLEMPQYPEEAACGAAVSAGVGCGLYTDYSRSSGEWTNGSRGDHDD, encoded by the coding sequence ATGAATCTCATCGGGCTCGACATCGGGACGACGTCCATCTGCGGCGTGCTCATGGATGCCGCAACCGGCCGAGTGGTGAAAGCGTTAAATAAACCGAACGCGTCGAACTTAAGATCTCCTCACGATTGGGAGTTCACTCAAGATGTTTCGAGTATTCTGAGCGCGGTTCGGGAAATCGTCGCTGAGCTGCGTGAAACGGCTCCGGACATCCGGGCCATCGGCGTTACGGGTCAAATGCACGGCATCCTGTACGTGGACGATAACGGGGACCCGGTATCGCCTTTATTCACGTGGCAGGATCAACGCGGGAATCTTCCCGCAGACGGCGAACTCACGTATGCCGAACGACTGCGGCGGTTAACCGGGTATGCCGTGTCCACCGGCTTCGGGATGGTCACCCATTATTATCATGTCGTGAACGGAAGCGTTCCACCTCGAGCGGCTTCCCTTTGTACGATTGCGGATTATATCGCTTTCAAGCTTGCCGGTCGAACGAAACCGGTGACGGATCCCACCCATGCGGCAAGTTTAGGCGTTTACCGTTTGGAAGCCCTTGCATACGATGTGGAAGCGTTGAGCAAAGCGGGGATCGATCCCGGCATCCTGCCGGAACAGGCAGGCTCGGGGCAGATCATCGGCTATACGGCAGACGGGATTCCGGTCGCAGGTGCGATCGGCGATAACCAAGCGAGCTTTCTGGGTTCGGTCCGGGATATCGCCAAGACGCTTCTCGTGAACATCGGTACAGGTTCGCAAATCTCGGTTTATTCCGAACAGTATATCCAGGCGGAAGAAATCGATACGCGTCCCTTTCCCGGCGGCGGCTACCTGTTGGTCGGCGCATCGCTGAGCGGCGGAAAGTCCTATGCGCTGCTGGAGCGGTTTTTTCGGGAGGTTTGCGAGACATTCGCCGGGAACGACGGTTCGACTGATCTTTTCGACCTCATGAACCGACTCGCCGATCCGACGGATGCGGATGAATCCGGCTTGAAGGTCGGCACCCAATTTTACGGAACGCGGACGGATCCGGATGTCAGAGGGTCCATCGAGGGCATCGGTCCCGCGAATTTCACGCCGCGGAATCTGGTTCAGGGTTTCCTTGAAGGGATGATTCGGGAACTGCGGCGATATTACGACGGTTTTCCGGTGTCCGTGAAAGAGCGGCTGGCTTCGATAGTGGCCTCCGGCAACGGAATCCGCCGCAACGAAGCCTTGCGCAGGATGTTGGAACGGCGATTCGGATTTCCGCTCGAGATGCCGCAATATCCGGAAGAAGCCGCCTGCGGAGCCGCGGTTTCCGCCGGTGTCGGTTGCGGGTTATATACCGACTACAGCCGCTCGTCCGGCGAATGGACGAATGGGAGCAGGGGAGATCACGATGATTGA
- a CDS encoding ROK family transcriptional regulator, whose product MIDTKGKNIRHVKNLNRNIVLAFIRNQGPITKVEVAARTHLSFTAINNIVDELIQENLIMEAGYDISSGGRKPILLDVNPDGLYTVGIHLSASAIKAAVINFKGSPVVQEESKLGDPSDREALIHCIVQAVQSILDASGIPKEKFAGIGFASPGPLDPNKGTILSPPNIPGLAYVPIRDILEERFGMQVLIEKDANVMALSELWYGAAQGLNSIIYVDADVGIGSGIIFNRKIYQGFPYGAGEIGHGTIELDGPKCNCGNYGCLEAVASGMAIVRRAGEEIRRGVSSELSPLYLEREDSVDLFAIIRAARREDALAVNLLKESARYVGIALANVINMITPESIVIGGYLVNEYPPYFDQLKEVALPRCFASFHKDSMLQSSSLKHQAGVIGAGTLGLERFLSSGF is encoded by the coding sequence ATGATTGATACGAAAGGCAAGAACATTCGGCACGTCAAGAACTTGAATCGGAACATCGTTCTGGCGTTCATCCGGAACCAGGGTCCGATCACCAAGGTCGAAGTCGCCGCCAGAACGCATCTTTCCTTCACGGCGATCAACAATATCGTCGACGAGCTGATTCAAGAAAATTTGATCATGGAAGCCGGCTACGATATTTCGAGCGGCGGACGAAAACCGATCCTGCTGGACGTCAATCCGGATGGCTTATATACGGTCGGGATTCATTTGAGCGCATCCGCCATCAAAGCTGCCGTGATCAACTTCAAAGGCTCGCCCGTCGTGCAGGAAGAGAGTAAACTGGGCGACCCCTCGGACCGGGAAGCGCTTATTCATTGCATCGTTCAAGCCGTCCAATCGATTCTTGACGCATCCGGGATCCCGAAAGAGAAATTCGCCGGGATCGGTTTTGCCTCCCCGGGTCCGCTCGATCCGAATAAAGGCACGATCTTGTCGCCTCCGAACATTCCGGGCCTGGCGTACGTTCCGATCCGGGACATTCTGGAAGAACGGTTCGGCATGCAAGTCTTGATCGAGAAAGACGCCAACGTCATGGCGTTGTCCGAGCTTTGGTACGGGGCTGCGCAAGGATTGAACAGCATCATCTACGTGGACGCGGACGTCGGTATCGGAAGCGGGATCATTTTCAATCGCAAAATCTATCAAGGCTTTCCGTACGGCGCGGGCGAAATCGGCCACGGCACGATCGAATTGGACGGTCCGAAGTGCAATTGCGGGAACTATGGCTGTCTGGAGGCCGTCGCATCCGGAATGGCGATCGTACGACGGGCTGGGGAAGAAATACGAAGAGGGGTCAGCAGCGAATTGTCGCCGCTTTACTTGGAGCGCGAGGATTCCGTGGACCTCTTCGCCATCATTCGAGCAGCAAGGCGCGAGGACGCGCTGGCGGTAAATCTGCTCAAAGAATCGGCCAGATACGTGGGCATCGCCTTGGCGAACGTCATCAACATGATTACGCCGGAATCGATCGTCATCGGGGGTTATCTCGTCAACGAATATCCGCCGTATTTCGATCAATTGAAAGAAGTCGCTTTACCGCGTTGTTTTGCCAGTTTCCACAAGGACAGCATGCTGCAAAGCTCTTCCCTGAAACACCAAGCCGGCGTGATCGGGGCGGGAACATTAGGCTTGGAACGATTCCTTTCGAGTGGTTTCTGA
- a CDS encoding carbohydrate ABC transporter permease, translated as MKSKVNKSVYGYLFISPFFIAYTVMGLVPILYTLYLSFTKWDGFTNPIYVGFANYERLLHDTFFYQTIGNTLIIWIFSIVPQLIIALLLALILNEKFIKGKHFFRAVFYFPHIITPITLGVMFALMFDWQTGSINMLLMKIGVIHDPIHWFNNPWWSRIIAASVICWQYFGFNLIVFIAGMQSIPTEVFEAAEVDGASKSQVAWRITLPLLRPVFLFTLITSVIGGLQLFDAPLMLGDGPGNSGRTMIMYLYETAFKSFDYSYGAAIAYGIFIIIMIFTAITAKATKMTKEA; from the coding sequence ATGAAGTCAAAAGTGAACAAGTCGGTATACGGGTATCTGTTCATCTCCCCGTTTTTCATCGCCTACACGGTCATGGGATTAGTGCCGATTTTGTATACGCTTTATCTCAGTTTCACCAAATGGGACGGATTTACGAATCCCATTTACGTCGGATTCGCCAATTACGAACGACTGCTGCATGATACTTTCTTCTACCAAACGATCGGCAACACGCTGATCATCTGGATCTTCTCGATCGTCCCTCAATTGATCATCGCCCTCTTGCTGGCGCTGATCCTCAACGAGAAGTTCATAAAAGGCAAACATTTCTTCCGGGCGGTCTTTTACTTCCCCCACATCATCACGCCGATCACGCTGGGTGTCATGTTCGCCCTGATGTTCGATTGGCAGACGGGCAGCATTAACATGCTGCTGATGAAAATCGGCGTGATTCACGATCCGATCCATTGGTTCAACAATCCCTGGTGGTCGAGAATCATCGCGGCTTCGGTCATCTGCTGGCAATACTTCGGCTTTAACCTGATCGTGTTCATCGCCGGCATGCAGTCGATTCCGACGGAAGTTTTCGAGGCCGCGGAAGTGGACGGCGCTTCGAAGAGCCAAGTCGCTTGGCGCATTACCTTGCCGCTGCTTCGCCCGGTGTTCCTGTTCACGCTGATCACGTCGGTCATCGGGGGCTTGCAGCTGTTCGACGCGCCTCTCATGCTGGGTGACGGTCCGGGCAACAGCGGAAGGACGATGATCATGTACCTGTACGAAACGGCGTTCAAATCGTTCGATTACAGCTACGGCGCCGCGATCGCATACGGCATTTTCATCATCATCATGATTTTCACCGCCATCACGGCCAAAGCGACCAAGATGACGAAAGAAGCATAG
- a CDS encoding carbohydrate ABC transporter permease — MGIKQIFVRGIIYLFLIAVAVTCLIPFYSMIITSTHTNTDIAQKLLFLPGDQLAENYKRLMGSVNIWRGFANSVFVAVVATALDLYTAALVGYGFSKFKFRFRNPLFAIVLATMMVPGQLGIIGFYKLMDTFHMLDTYWPMILTGMSNAFGVFMVKQFADESIPSELIESGRIDGYGEFQIFNRIILPLLGPAMATYAIFAFIGKWNDFLTPMIVLFDNNKQTLPVMIASLRSQFTADFGAQYVGIVISVVPILVFFSAMSKRIISGVAAGAVKG, encoded by the coding sequence ATGGGAATCAAACAAATCTTCGTGCGAGGGATCATCTACCTGTTTCTGATCGCCGTCGCCGTCACTTGTCTCATTCCGTTTTACAGCATGATCATCACTTCGACCCATACGAACACCGACATCGCCCAGAAGCTTCTTTTCCTGCCGGGAGACCAACTGGCCGAAAACTATAAGCGCCTGATGGGTTCCGTCAACATTTGGCGTGGCTTCGCGAACTCGGTCTTCGTGGCCGTCGTCGCCACCGCGCTTGACCTCTATACGGCGGCGCTCGTCGGTTACGGATTTTCCAAATTCAAGTTCCGGTTCAGAAATCCGCTGTTCGCGATCGTGCTTGCCACGATGATGGTTCCCGGACAGCTCGGCATTATCGGTTTTTACAAGCTGATGGATACGTTCCATATGCTGGACACCTATTGGCCGATGATCTTGACGGGCATGAGCAACGCTTTCGGCGTCTTCATGGTCAAGCAATTCGCCGACGAATCCATTCCCTCCGAATTGATTGAATCAGGCCGAATCGACGGTTACGGAGAGTTTCAGATTTTCAACCGGATCATTCTTCCGTTGCTTGGGCCGGCAATGGCCACTTATGCGATCTTCGCCTTCATCGGCAAATGGAACGACTTCCTGACCCCGATGATCGTCCTGTTCGACAATAACAAGCAAACGCTGCCGGTCATGATCGCAAGTCTTCGCTCTCAGTTCACGGCGGACTTCGGCGCCCAATACGTAGGCATCGTCATCTCCGTCGTTCCGATCCTGGTGTTCTTCTCCGCGATGTCCAAACGGATCATCAGCGGCGTGGCGGCCGGCGCGGTGAAAGGCTGA
- a CDS encoding ABC transporter substrate-binding protein, producing the protein MNAKKWVSTLLTACMVMLLLAACGKGNNEGAASSSSASASPSASASESASASPSAAPADLSGKLTVWTYFDQVKILADNFMKVHPNVKVDVQIFPGDQYQTKLMSALQSGKNTPDIMDLDHGYIGKFLESPFLADLSAMGGEDLVKSYVPYVTAYGRSADGKLRAISDNSSPGGFWYVRETAKKYLGTDDPDQISAMVDSWDKVIELGKKVAKDSGGKVHLIQGASGLFDIEAFNTESWVKDGKLNIDPKWKDTYATQLKIRSEGVDAKLGFMSSGWGSALNDGSVVLTSMPSWATFMIGNKDGAAKGKFGIAKTPEGWYNGGRWEAIYDKSPNKELAYEFLKYVASPEWQTINLQQTGNMPSNAAVFDQLQDSFKGDLYGDQLILKGFAEQMKSMPARQPNKYDDDILGKWVKVASQGIDNNTPYDDVVAAFKKEVKNTYPEIQVD; encoded by the coding sequence TTGAACGCAAAAAAATGGGTTTCGACGCTTTTGACAGCCTGCATGGTCATGCTTCTGCTAGCGGCCTGCGGAAAAGGCAACAATGAAGGAGCCGCGTCTTCTTCGTCCGCTTCCGCTTCGCCTTCCGCATCCGCATCCGAGTCGGCATCTGCATCCCCGTCCGCCGCTCCGGCGGATCTCTCCGGTAAATTGACCGTCTGGACTTATTTCGATCAAGTGAAAATCCTGGCCGACAACTTCATGAAAGTTCACCCGAACGTGAAGGTCGACGTACAGATCTTCCCGGGCGACCAATACCAAACGAAATTGATGTCGGCTCTGCAATCCGGCAAGAACACGCCGGACATCATGGACCTTGACCACGGCTACATCGGCAAATTCCTGGAGTCTCCTTTCCTGGCCGATCTCTCGGCGATGGGCGGAGAAGACCTCGTTAAATCTTACGTTCCTTACGTAACGGCATACGGCCGCTCTGCGGACGGCAAACTGCGCGCGATTTCCGACAACTCTTCTCCGGGCGGCTTCTGGTACGTTCGCGAAACCGCGAAGAAATATCTCGGCACGGACGACCCGGATCAAATCAGCGCCATGGTAGACAGCTGGGATAAAGTCATCGAGCTGGGCAAAAAAGTCGCGAAAGACAGCGGCGGCAAAGTCCATCTGATCCAAGGCGCCAGCGGCCTGTTCGACATCGAAGCGTTCAACACCGAATCTTGGGTGAAAGACGGCAAGCTGAACATCGATCCGAAATGGAAAGACACGTACGCAACGCAGCTCAAAATCCGCAGCGAAGGCGTAGACGCCAAGCTGGGCTTCATGTCCTCCGGCTGGGGCAGCGCTCTGAACGACGGCAGCGTCGTGCTGACGTCCATGCCTTCCTGGGCAACGTTCATGATCGGCAACAAAGACGGCGCGGCCAAAGGCAAATTCGGCATCGCGAAAACGCCGGAAGGCTGGTACAACGGCGGACGTTGGGAAGCCATCTACGACAAATCCCCGAATAAAGAACTGGCTTACGAATTCCTGAAATACGTGGCCAGCCCGGAATGGCAAACGATCAACCTGCAGCAAACGGGCAACATGCCGAGTAACGCTGCCGTGTTCGATCAACTTCAAGATTCGTTCAAAGGCGATCTGTACGGCGATCAGCTGATCCTCAAAGGCTTCGCCGAGCAAATGAAATCCATGCCGGCTCGCCAGCCGAACAAGTACGACGACGACATCCTGGGCAAATGGGTGAAAGTTGCTTCCCAAGGCATCGACAACAACACGCCTTACGACGACGTAGTCGCCGCATTCAAAAAAGAAGTCAAAAACACGTATCCCGAGATTCAAGTCGACTAA
- a CDS encoding aspartate/glutamate racemase family protein, whose product MKKPKLAIIHTTSVTVDSLKTLAAEVMPEWDIINFVDDSILPQLAANGGRIEEVQERWSAYARFAEQQGAACVVSACSSVGEAAEAARLEVGVPVKRIDEAMAEEAVTLGGTIGVAATLASTLGPTIRLIERKAQAAGKTIDIKQGLASEAYRLLMSGDREGHDRVLADMLLKLVEEADIVVLAQASMARVVSSLPEELRAKFLTSPRLGLTRIAREMAAPAG is encoded by the coding sequence ATGAAGAAACCGAAGCTGGCCATCATCCATACGACGTCGGTTACCGTCGACTCGCTGAAAACGCTGGCCGCCGAAGTCATGCCGGAGTGGGACATCATCAACTTTGTCGACGATTCGATTCTCCCGCAGCTTGCCGCCAATGGAGGCCGTATCGAAGAGGTTCAGGAGCGCTGGTCGGCCTATGCGAGGTTCGCGGAGCAGCAAGGCGCGGCATGCGTCGTCAGCGCCTGTTCGTCGGTCGGCGAAGCGGCGGAAGCCGCGCGCCTTGAAGTCGGCGTTCCGGTTAAGCGGATTGACGAAGCGATGGCGGAAGAGGCCGTGACCCTGGGCGGAACCATCGGCGTTGCCGCTACATTGGCTTCGACGCTGGGGCCGACGATTCGGCTCATCGAAAGAAAAGCGCAAGCTGCAGGAAAGACGATCGATATCAAGCAGGGGCTTGCGTCCGAAGCTTATCGGCTGCTCATGAGCGGCGACCGGGAAGGACACGACCGCGTATTGGCCGACATGCTGCTGAAGTTGGTCGAGGAAGCGGATATCGTCGTGCTGGCCCAAGCTTCGATGGCTCGCGTCGTATCGTCGCTGCCGGAGGAGCTGCGTGCCAAATTCCTGACCAGCCCGCGGCTGGGCTTGACGCGCATTGCCCGCGAGATGGCAGCGCCGGCAGGCTGA
- a CDS encoding FGGY-family carbohydrate kinase codes for METQRLLLGIDVGTTHCKAALFAEDGGLLRQAKTNTPRYEEDGFEYFDPKRLSEGIVALIREAVTPAEARHVACVGVTSMAETGLLVDAASGQARSPLLPWFSPCAKAQSERMVGEGDPMERFAATGLRGSFKYGLAKLLWLKERAPDRLENAVWLSAADYAAYGLTGAMATDYTLAARTYAYRIDRKEWDRDWIRHFGLAPALFPEVYPSGMPIGGITKSIENVTGIPEGVPVAIAGHDHVAASVAIGVTRPGEVMDSIGTAETLLGVFDRRALVQEDWDSGLSFGLHPANGRLFWMGGLSASGGSVEWFRTALSDPALSYEKIIGLLDGTSPEPTGILYFPYLSGSGAPMPDPDAKAAFFGITSRHRQADLLKAVLEGTAYEMEAIRRSAARIAGTPIDRTVVTGGGVRNRHWLQIKANVSGSRIRLPDEPETALLGAALLAGIGCGIYANMEQALEVAAGRRNETIVEPQNDIHESYRAIYERVYMPLQQPLRQYSKII; via the coding sequence ATGGAGACACAGCGGCTGTTGCTTGGTATCGACGTCGGCACGACCCATTGCAAGGCGGCTTTGTTCGCCGAGGATGGCGGCCTTCTTCGGCAAGCCAAGACGAACACCCCCAGATACGAAGAGGATGGCTTCGAGTATTTCGACCCGAAACGTCTCTCGGAAGGGATCGTCGCGTTGATTCGCGAGGCGGTGACACCGGCGGAAGCACGGCACGTCGCTTGCGTCGGCGTGACAAGCATGGCGGAGACCGGATTGCTGGTCGATGCCGCATCCGGACAAGCCCGATCGCCGCTCCTTCCCTGGTTCTCGCCTTGTGCGAAAGCCCAGTCGGAACGGATGGTCGGGGAAGGCGATCCGATGGAGCGTTTTGCGGCGACGGGGCTCCGCGGCAGCTTCAAATACGGGCTGGCGAAGCTGTTGTGGTTGAAGGAAAGAGCTCCGGATAGGCTTGAAAACGCGGTATGGCTGTCTGCCGCCGATTATGCGGCTTACGGCTTGACCGGCGCGATGGCAACGGATTACACGCTTGCCGCCAGAACGTATGCGTATCGCATCGACCGAAAAGAATGGGACCGCGACTGGATTCGGCATTTTGGCCTGGCTCCTGCGCTGTTTCCGGAAGTTTATCCGAGCGGGATGCCGATTGGCGGAATAACGAAGTCCATCGAAAACGTCACGGGAATCCCCGAAGGCGTGCCTGTGGCAATCGCCGGCCACGATCACGTGGCGGCGAGCGTGGCGATCGGCGTCACTCGGCCGGGCGAAGTCATGGATTCGATCGGGACGGCCGAGACGCTGCTGGGCGTTTTTGACCGGCGCGCTCTTGTTCAGGAAGATTGGGATTCCGGTCTCTCCTTCGGCCTTCATCCGGCCAACGGCCGATTGTTTTGGATGGGCGGTCTTTCCGCCTCGGGGGGCTCGGTGGAGTGGTTCCGTACCGCGTTATCCGACCCGGCGCTCAGCTATGAGAAAATCATCGGTTTGCTGGACGGGACATCACCCGAACCGACCGGAATTCTCTATTTTCCTTATTTGTCCGGCAGCGGGGCTCCGATGCCGGATCCGGACGCGAAAGCCGCGTTTTTCGGGATCACTTCCCGGCATCGGCAGGCGGATTTGCTCAAAGCGGTACTGGAAGGCACGGCTTACGAAATGGAAGCGATCCGCCGTTCGGCGGCGCGGATCGCCGGCACGCCGATCGACCGGACGGTCGTGACGGGCGGCGGCGTCCGTAACCGCCATTGGTTGCAAATCAAAGCAAACGTATCCGGCTCCCGGATTCGATTGCCGGATGAGCCGGAAACGGCGCTGCTCGGAGCCGCGCTGCTTGCCGGCATCGGCTGCGGAATTTACGCAAACATGGAGCAGGCGCTGGAGGTTGCGGCCGGCCGGCGAAACGAAACGATCGTGGAGCCGCAGAATGACATCCACGAAAGCTATCGGGCGATTTATGAACGAGTTTATATGCCATTGCAGCAGCCTCTTAGGCAATATAGCAAAATCATTTGA